CGACGGCGGCTACTACCGGCACTGGGTCGAGGACGGCAACCCGGCCTGGACCGGCGCTCTGGCGTGGGTTCCGGTGGACTGGCAGAACTTCTGGCACTACCAGGTGTCGGTGTACAACTACCACGTCGGGGAGAGCCGCCCGCACAGCTACGAGGCGAACCCGCTGGGCTGGCTGCTGATGCTGCGTCCGACGAGCATGTTCTACCGCGGCTCGAGCCTGGGCGAGAACGGCTGCACCGATTCGCAGTGCGGAGAGGCGATCGCCGGCATCGCCAACCCGATCATCTGGTGGGCCGCGACCGCCGCCGTGCTGTACCTGATCTACCGGCTGGCCCGGTACCGCGAGTGGCGGGTGGGCGCGATCCTGGTTGGCGTCGCCGCCGGGTACCTGCCCTGGCTGCTCTACCTGGACCGCACCGTGTTCCAGTTCTACACAATCGCGTTCGAGCCCTATCTACTGCTGGCTCTCACCGCCGTGATCGGCATCATTCTGGGCAGGCCGAGTGATCCGCGCTGGCGGCGGGATGGCGGCATCCGTCTGGTGGTCGTGTTCCTGCTCTTCGCGATCGGGGTGAGCGTGTTCTTCTGGCCGCTCTGGACCGGGATGCAGGTGCCGTGGCAGTTCATCCAGCTGCACTACTGGGTGCCAACCTGGCGGTGACGCGGAGCGGATGTCGCGCTGGGCCGCAGCCGACGTCGTGCTGGTGCCGCTGCTAGCGTCGAGAAACATGAGCTTCCTCGACATCCCGACCCTGCGCGGCAGCCGCGTGATCCTCGAACCTCTCGCGCTCGAGCACGCCGACGAGCTCGCGCAGGCGGTGGACGAGGACGACCTCTGGCAGCGCTGGTACACGAACATCCCGGCGCCGTCCGAGATGCGCGCGGACATCGAGCGCCGGCTCGAGCAGCACGCCGCCTCACAGGTGGTGCCGTGGACGATCCGGCGCGCCAGCGACAACCGTGCCGTCGGGATGACCACCTACCTGAACATCTCGGAGCAGCACCGGCGACTCGAAATCGGCTCTACCTGGCTTGCGGCGAGCGCGCAGCGCACCGGGATCAACGCCGAAGCGAAACTGCTGTTGCTCGGCCGCGCCTTCGAGACGCTGGAGTGCATCGCGGTGGAGTTCCGCACGCACTGGCACAACCAGCAGTCGCGTGGGGCGATCGCCGGACTCGGCGCCAAGCAGGACGGCGTGCTGCGCAACCACCAGCTCGGCCGCGACGGCACCCTGCGCGACACCGTGGTGTTCTCGATCATCGCCAGCGAATGGCCGACGGTACGGATGTCGCTGACCGAGCGGCTCACCCGCCGCTGACCGCCCGCGGCCTGCCCGCAACCG
This Salinibacterium sp. ZJ450 DNA region includes the following protein-coding sequences:
- a CDS encoding GNAT family N-acetyltransferase encodes the protein MSFLDIPTLRGSRVILEPLALEHADELAQAVDEDDLWQRWYTNIPAPSEMRADIERRLEQHAASQVVPWTIRRASDNRAVGMTTYLNISEQHRRLEIGSTWLAASAQRTGINAEAKLLLLGRAFETLECIAVEFRTHWHNQQSRGAIAGLGAKQDGVLRNHQLGRDGTLRDTVVFSIIASEWPTVRMSLTERLTRR